The following proteins are encoded in a genomic region of Maribacter hydrothermalis:
- a CDS encoding ATP cone domain-containing protein, protein MDATETVEIIKSSGQKVKFSLDKLRASLKHSGAKHELVEEIVSKVNDEIYDGITTNEIYNRAYSLLKKNKSVFASKYKLKKAIYELGPTGFPFERFVGAILQYSGYDVKIDVILNGACVTHEIDVVAEKNENITVIECKFHNEEGRNCNVKVPLYIHSRFNDVKAHWITKNTNKTLNKGWVVTNTRFTEDAISYGKCAELYLLSWDYPTNDGLKDRIDRLSLYPITVSGLLTNREKQFLLSRNVVLCRQLIKDKFFLDHLGISEPRKTKILNEIEQLCKH, encoded by the coding sequence ATGGATGCTACAGAAACCGTAGAGATTATAAAATCTTCAGGACAAAAAGTGAAATTTTCACTGGATAAACTTAGAGCCTCTTTAAAACATAGCGGGGCAAAGCATGAGTTGGTCGAAGAAATAGTGAGTAAAGTCAATGATGAAATTTATGATGGTATAACAACCAATGAAATATATAACAGGGCGTATTCTTTATTAAAAAAGAACAAATCTGTTTTCGCTTCAAAATATAAACTTAAGAAGGCTATTTATGAATTAGGCCCTACAGGTTTTCCTTTTGAACGCTTTGTTGGTGCCATTTTACAATACTCGGGCTACGATGTTAAGATAGACGTAATTTTAAACGGTGCATGTGTTACACATGAAATTGATGTCGTGGCAGAAAAAAATGAAAACATAACTGTAATAGAATGTAAATTTCATAATGAAGAAGGCCGTAATTGTAATGTAAAAGTGCCTTTATATATACATTCCAGGTTTAACGATGTTAAAGCGCACTGGATAACTAAAAACACTAATAAAACGCTTAACAAAGGTTGGGTCGTAACAAATACAAGATTCACCGAAGATGCAATTTCTTATGGAAAATGTGCAGAACTTTATCTATTAAGTTGGGATTACCCTACTAATGATGGTTTAAAAGATAGGATAGACAGACTAAGCCTTTACCCAATTACGGTGTCTGGTTTGCTTACCAATAGAGAAAAACAATTCTTGTTAAGCAGAAACGTAGTGCTTTGCAGACAGCTTATAAAAGATAAATTTTTTCTAGATCATTTAGGTATTTCAGAACCTAGAAAAACCAAAATTTTAAATGAGATAGAACAACTTTGCAAACATTAA
- a CDS encoding MBL fold metallo-hydrolase RNA specificity domain-containing protein, protein MKKVSITFLGASGTVTGSKFYIETPEINILVDCGMFQGLKELREKNWQPLPIDVSKIDVVLLTHGHLDHSGYLPRLVKEGFKGSILATEPTLAIARIILLDSAKIQEEQAKKANEEGFSKHPVALPFYDLKEAENTIKLFVGCVKDDWIELSKNIRFKFKFNGHIIGSTFIHLEMFGKVFVFSGDVGRLHDELLSPPERPQWADYLFLESTYGNKLHPKENVVEILTKLIEKTINERGTLIIPSFAVERLQLLMYLLWQMYKKNKIPNIPIFIDSPMGNNVLNVFQQYPDWHKLSMNEFDAMCNHVNIITSYADTWKTIDDPRPKIVIAGSGMVTGGRVLTYLKQLVDEPKTNVLLVGYQAEGTRGRQLLEGVHELKIFGKYYPVKASIHLIESLSAHADQAELLHWIDAIKNIPENVFLIHGEPNALDAFKVKIRDTKGWECHIPKLDETLDLLL, encoded by the coding sequence ATGAAAAAAGTTAGTATTACATTTCTCGGTGCTTCTGGTACCGTAACAGGCTCTAAATTTTACATAGAAACACCCGAAATAAATATTCTTGTTGACTGTGGTATGTTTCAAGGTCTTAAAGAATTACGTGAAAAAAACTGGCAACCTTTACCTATAGATGTAAGTAAAATAGATGTTGTTCTATTAACCCATGGTCATTTAGATCATTCTGGCTATTTACCTAGATTAGTAAAAGAAGGATTTAAAGGTAGTATTTTAGCGACAGAACCAACATTGGCAATTGCGCGTATAATTTTGTTGGACAGTGCTAAAATTCAAGAAGAACAGGCAAAAAAAGCGAACGAAGAAGGGTTTTCTAAACATCCTGTAGCTTTACCATTTTACGACCTTAAGGAAGCTGAAAATACCATTAAGTTATTCGTTGGATGCGTAAAAGATGATTGGATCGAACTTTCAAAAAACATTAGGTTTAAATTTAAGTTTAATGGGCATATTATTGGTTCAACTTTTATACATCTAGAAATGTTCGGTAAGGTTTTTGTATTCTCTGGCGATGTCGGTAGATTACATGATGAGCTTTTGTCCCCACCAGAACGACCACAATGGGCAGACTATCTTTTTTTAGAAAGTACCTATGGCAACAAACTACACCCTAAAGAAAACGTTGTTGAAATCCTTACTAAACTTATTGAAAAAACTATTAATGAAAGGGGCACTTTAATAATACCTTCTTTTGCTGTTGAACGTTTGCAACTACTTATGTATCTATTATGGCAAATGTATAAGAAAAATAAAATACCCAATATTCCTATTTTTATAGATAGCCCCATGGGTAATAATGTGCTAAACGTATTTCAGCAATATCCAGATTGGCACAAGCTTTCCATGAACGAATTTGATGCTATGTGCAACCATGTCAATATTATTACATCATATGCGGATACTTGGAAAACTATAGATGACCCAAGACCCAAAATTGTTATTGCTGGTAGTGGAATGGTAACTGGCGGCAGGGTACTTACCTATCTAAAACAATTAGTTGATGAACCGAAAACTAATGTGCTATTAGTCGGCTACCAAGCCGAAGGTACCCGAGGACGTCAGTTATTGGAAGGTGTACATGAACTAAAAATTTTCGGAAAATATTACCCTGTTAAAGCCAGTATTCATTTAATAGAAAGTTTATCTGCGCATGCAGATCAAGCTGAGCTTTTACATTGGATCGATGCTATAAAAAATATTCCCGAAAATGTTTTTCTTATTCATGGTGAACCTAACGCCCTAGATGCTTTTAAAGTAAAAATTAGAGATACAAAAGGTTGGGAATGTCACATTCCTAAACTTGATGAAACTTTAGATTTATTGCTTTAA